The Corallococcus soli DNA window GTGTGCTCGCCCTCGACGGGCTCCGGACGCAGCGTGAGGTCTGGCAGGGCCAGCGCGGTATCGACCGTGGTGTTGAGCACGAGCATCGCCTGGAACAGCGGCGTGCGGCCCAGGTCGCGCTCCGGGCGCAGTGCCTCCACCAGCTTCTCGAACGGCACCTGCTGGTGCGCGAACGCTCCCAGCGTCGTCTCGCGCACCCGGCCCAGCACCTGCCGGAAGCCCAGCTCCGGCGACAGGCGCGTGCGCAGCACCAGCGTGTTGAGGAACAGGCCGATGAGCCCCTCCACCTCCGCGCGCGACCGACCCGCGACGGGCGTGCCCACGCTGACGTCGTCCTGCCCGCTGTAGCGCGACAACAACACCTGCCACGCCGCGAGCATCACCATGAACGGCGTCGCACCCTCACGGCGTCCCAGGGCCTTCAGCGCGTCCGACAGCGGCTTCGACAGCTCCACCGGCACCGAGCTTCCGCGGGACGTTGACGTCGCGGGACGCACCTTGTCCGTCGACAGCTCCAGCGCGGCGGGGGCACCCTCCAGCTCGCGCCGCCACCAGCCGACCTGCTCCTCCAGCGCTTCGTCGCGCAGCCACTCGCGCTGCCACGCCGCGTAGTCCGCGTACTGCAACGGCAGCTCGGGCAGCGGTGAAGGCCGGCCCGCGCAGAAGGCCGCGTACAGCGCGCCCAGCTCGCGCACCAGCACGCCCGCGGACCAGCCGTCGGACACGATGTGGTGCAGCACCACCACCAGCAGGTGCTGGCGCTCACCCGTGCGCAGCAACGTCGCGCGCAGCAGCGGGCCCTGTCCCAGGTTGAAGGGACGCAGCGCTTCGGCGCGAGCCAGCCGCCCGGCCTCGGCCTCCCGCTCGGCTTCGGGACGGTCGCGGAGGTCCACCCGCACCAGCCCCGCCTTCAGCTCCGCGGCGATGCGCTGCGAGGGGCGCCCTTCCGCGTCGGCGTGGAAGGTGGTCCGCAGGCCTTCGTGACGCTGGAGCAGCGCATCGAACGCGCGCTCCAGGGCGTCCGCGTCCAGCGTGCCCTCCAGCCGGATGGCGTTCGGGATGTTGTAGAGCGGGCTGTCCGGCTCCAGCTGCTCCAGGAAGTACATCCGCTGCTGCGCGAACGACAGGGGCAGCGCCTCCGTGCGCGGCACCCGCACCAGCGCCGGAGCCGGCCGCGCGTCACCCGCCTGGGCCCGTGCATCCACCCGGCGCGCCAGCTTCTCCACCGTGGGCGCGTCGAACAGCTCGCGCAACGGCAGCTCCACGCCGAAGAGGCCGAACAGCCGCGCCACCACGCGCGTCGCCAGCAGGGAGTGCCCGCCCAGCTCGAAGAAGTCGTCCCGGGGCCCCACCCGCTCCACGCCCAGCACCTGCGCGAAGAGACCGGCGATCAGCTCCTCGGTCGGCGTGCGGAGGCTCCCGAGGTCCGCGTCCTTGCGCGCCTCTCCCTCCGGCACCGGCAGGGCCTTGCGGTCCACCTTGCCGTTCGACGTGAGCGGCAGCGCTCCCAGCACCACCAGGGCCGACGGCACCAGGTACGCCGGCAACTGCTCCTGGAGCGACGCACGCACGGCGGCGACGTCCACCGCTTCGCCCGTGACGTAGCCCACCAGCCGCTTGTCCCCGGGCACGTCCTCGCGCACCACGACCACCGACTCGCGCACCGAGGGCTGCCGCGACAGCGCCGCTTCGATGTCGCCCAGCTCGATGCGGTAGCCACGCACCTTCACCTGGAAGTCCGCCCGGCCCAGGTACTCCAGCTGTCCGTCCGCCCGCCACCGGGCCACGTCGCCCGTGCGGTACATCCGCGCGCCCGGCTCCGTGCTGAACGGATCCGGGATGAAGCGCTCCGCCGTCAGCTCCGGCCGCTGCTGGTAGCCGCGCGTCACGCCGTCGCCACCCACGTACAGCCCGCCCGCCACGCCCAGCGGCGAGGGACGCAGGCGCGCGTCCAGCACGTACAGCCGGGTGTTCGCGATGGGCCGCCCGATGGGCACCCCCGCCGACACGTCCGCGTCACGCGGCACGTCGTAGACGGCGCACCCCACCACCGTCTCCGTGGGGCCGTACTCGTTGATGAGCCGCGTGCCCGACATGTGCTGCCGCCAGAAGTCCAGGCTCGCGGGAGGCAGGGCTTCGCCGCCCACCACGAGCGCACCCACGCGCCCCGCCGCCTCGGAGGCCGGCAGCGTCTGGCGCAGGAGCTCCCAGTGCGCTGGCGTCAGCTTCACCAGGCTGTAGTCCGCCCGGGCCCGCAGCGACCGGGCCAGGCCCTCCACGCCATCCGACTCCGGCAGGAGCCACACGCCCCGGCCCGCGACGAGCGGCACCAGGAGGCTGGTCACCGTCAGGTCGAACACCACCGGCGAATGCACCGGCGCGCCAATGCCCTGCTCCAGCCCATACGCCTCCAGGGCCCAGGAGACGTAGTTGTTCAACCCGCCATGCGGCACCATGACGCCCTTGGGCTGACCGGTGCTGCCGGACGTGTAGAGCACGTACGCGAGGTGTCCCGCGTCCACGCCCGCGTCGCACGGCGTCACCGGACGCAAGCGCACCCCGACCGCATGGGCGTCCAGCAGCACCACCCGCTCGTCCGCCAGCGGCAGCGTGTCCGCGAACCGCTGCAACGTGACGACCACGGCCACGCCAGCGTCGGACAGCATGAAGCGCAGTCGCGGCGCCGGGTACGTCACGTCCAGCGGCACGTACGCGCCACCGGCCTTCAGGATGCCGAGCAGGCCCACCACCATCTGCGGCGAGCGGTCCACGCACAGGCCCACGCGCACTTCGGGCCCGACGCCCAGCTCGCGCAGGTGCCACGCGAGCTGGTTGGCCTGACGGTCCAGCTGCGCGTACGTGAGGACCTCGCCCTCGAAGCGCACGGCTTCCGCATCCGGCGTCCGGGCGGCCTGGGCCTCGAACAGGTGATGCACGCTCGTGTCGCGCGCGTAGTCGCGCGCGGTGTTGTTCCACTGCACCAGGACCTGCTGGCGCTCCGCGTCCGCGAGCAGCGGCAGGTCGCTCACGCGCTGGCCGGGCTCCTCCACGATGGACTCCAGGAGGACCTGGAGGTGGGAGAGCATCCGCGTGGCGGTGGCGTCGTCGTAGAGCTCCGGGCTGTACTCGATGGCCGTGAGCAGGCCATCCGCAGAGTCCGCCAGGGACAGCGACAGCTCGAACTTCGCCGCGTGGGTAGCGGTCTCCACCGGGCGCAGGCGCAAGCCACCGGGGAGCATCGCCTCCGGCGGAGGCGCGTTCTGGAACGTGAACATCACCTGGAACAGCGGCGGGCGGGACAGGTCGCGCTCCGGGCGCAGCGCCTCCACCAGCTTCTCGAACGGCACCTCCTGGTTCGACTGCGCGCCGAGCGTCGTCTCCCGCACCTGCTTGAGCAGGTCCCGGAAGGTGAGCTCACCGCCCAGCCGGGCGCGAAGGACCAGCGTGTTGACGAAGAACCCGATGAGCCCTTCCAGCTCCGTGCGGTTGCGGCCCGCGACGGGCGTGCCCACGCTGACGTCGTCCTGCCCGCTGTAGCGCGACAGCATCACCTGCCACGCCGCCAGCAGCAGCATGAAGGGCGTCACGCCCTCCTTGCGGCCCAGGTTCCACAGCGCGTCCCGCAGCGCCGGGGAGATGGTCATGGAGCGGCGAGCCCCGCCGAGCAGCGGGGCGGCCGTGCGCGGATGATCGGTGGGCAGCTCGATAACGCGGGGCGCGCCCTCCAGCTGCTGCCGCCACCACGCCACCTGCGCGTCGAGCACCTCGTCCTTCAACCACCCGCGCTGCCACGCGGCGTAGTCCACGTACTGCACCGCCAGCTCCCGCAGGGGCGCGGGACGGCCCGCCAGGTGCGCGGTGTACAGCGCGACGACCTCGCGCACGAGGACGCCCATGGACCAACCGTCGGAGACGATGTGGTGCATCACCATGGCGAGCAGGTGCTCGCGCTCCCCCAGGCGCACCAGCCGCGTGCGCAGCAAGGGTCCCCGGACAAGGTCGAACGGCGCGCGGGTTGACACATCGACGAGACGCCGGGCCTCGGCATCGCGCTCCGCGTGTCCGCTCACGTCGATGACGTCCCACGCCAGGGCCCCCGGCGGGGAGATGACCTGGAACGGCAGTCCATCCTGGGACTGGATGGTGGTCCGCAGGGCTTCATGCCGACGCACCAGCTCCGTCAGCGCGTGCTCCAGCGCGGCCACGTCCAGTTCTCCCTCCAGACGCACGGCGGTCGCCACGTTGTAGGAGGCGCTGCCCGGCTGGAGCTGATCCAGGAACCACAGGCG harbors:
- a CDS encoding non-ribosomal peptide synthetase translates to MPIGKPFANVRMYVLDGALKPVPSGVASELYIGGEGVTRGYCHRPELTAERFVPNPYGPPGSRLYRSGDRARHLSDGNIEFLGRADTQVKLRGFRVELGEIESVLGKHPAVRTAVVLLREEPRRLIAYVVAPEGTEVVGLRDFLRERLPEYMVPAAFVVLEALPLTPNGKVDRKALPTPDGAQEAGQHVAPRTPTEELLAQVWAQVLGVARVGAEDNFFDLGGHSLLATQAMSRVRSAFGVELPLRALFEAPTIATLASRVDEALRARQGVKVPPLSPMVRTGELPLSFAQQRLWFLDQLQPGSASYNVATAVRLEGELDVAALEHALTELVRRHEALRTTIQSQDGLPFQVISPPGALAWDVIDVSGHAERDAEARRLVDVSTRAPFDLVRGPLLRTRLVRLGEREHLLAMVMHHIVSDGWSMGVLVREVVALYTAHLAGRPAPLRELAVQYVDYAAWQRGWLKDEVLDAQVAWWRQQLEGAPRVIELPTDHPRTAAPLLGGARRSMTISPALRDALWNLGRKEGVTPFMLLLAAWQVMLSRYSGQDDVSVGTPVAGRNRTELEGLIGFFVNTLVLRARLGGELTFRDLLKQVRETTLGAQSNQEVPFEKLVEALRPERDLSRPPLFQVMFTFQNAPPPEAMLPGGLRLRPVETATHAAKFELSLSLADSADGLLTAIEYSPELYDDATATRMLSHLQVLLESIVEEPGQRVSDLPLLADAERQQVLVQWNNTARDYARDTSVHHLFEAQAARTPDAEAVRFEGEVLTYAQLDRQANQLAWHLRELGVGPEVRVGLCVDRSPQMVVGLLGILKAGGAYVPLDVTYPAPRLRFMLSDAGVAVVVTLQRFADTLPLADERVVLLDAHAVGVRLRPVTPCDAGVDAGHLAYVLYTSGSTGQPKGVMVPHGGLNNYVSWALEAYGLEQGIGAPVHSPVVFDLTVTSLLVPLVAGRGVWLLPESDGVEGLARSLRARADYSLVKLTPAHWELLRQTLPASEAAGRVGALVVGGEALPPASLDFWRQHMSGTRLINEYGPTETVVGCAVYDVPRDADVSAGVPIGRPIANTRLYVLDARLRPSPLGVAGGLYVGGDGVTRGYQQRPELTAERFIPDPFSTEPGARMYRTGDVARWRADGQLEYLGRADFQVKVRGYRIELGDIEAALSRQPSVRESVVVVREDVPGDKRLVGYVTGEAVDVAAVRASLQEQLPAYLVPSALVVLGALPLTSNGKVDRKALPVPEGEARKDADLGSLRTPTEELIAGLFAQVLGVERVGPRDDFFELGGHSLLATRVVARLFGLFGVELPLRELFDAPTVEKLARRVDARAQAGDARPAPALVRVPRTEALPLSFAQQRMYFLEQLEPDSPLYNIPNAIRLEGTLDADALERAFDALLQRHEGLRTTFHADAEGRPSQRIAAELKAGLVRVDLRDRPEAEREAEAGRLARAEALRPFNLGQGPLLRATLLRTGERQHLLVVVLHHIVSDGWSAGVLVRELGALYAAFCAGRPSPLPELPLQYADYAAWQREWLRDEALEEQVGWWRRELEGAPAALELSTDKVRPATSTSRGSSVPVELSKPLSDALKALGRREGATPFMVMLAAWQVLLSRYSGQDDVSVGTPVAGRSRAEVEGLIGLFLNTLVLRTRLSPELGFRQVLGRVRETTLGAFAHQQVPFEKLVEALRPERDLGRTPLFQAMLVLNTTVDTALALPDLTLRPEPVEGEHTKFELSLSLTASDEGFRGALGYSTELFERTTVERMVEHLRVLLEGVAANPDVPVGALSLLGDTERLLVLKTWNQTAEAVPSESIHERFEAQVERVPGAVAVVADGKQ